In Leptotrichia buccalis C-1013-b, the genomic window TTAAATATGTTAAATTACATAAAAATTGTATAAATAAAGGTTTTTTTTCTATAATGAAAATATAATTTCCCAGAAAATACTAATTTTTTAAGTTTTAAAAGTTAAAAAATAAAAAAAATATTTATATTTTATTATAGAAAATAAATACTATTTAGGAGACACATTGAATTTATTTATTTTAAAAATAATTGGAATAATAATAATGTTTTTGGATCATTGGCATTATATAGTTGGCGGAGATAAAATATTAAATGTTATTGGACGGGTTTCCTTTCCAATATTTGCATTTACACTTAGCGAAGGATATATTCATACACGAGATTTAAAAAAATACTTATTTAGATTGTTTATTTTTGCTATAAGTATTCAGATGCCGTCTATTCTGTTTAACTATAATTATCCAATGAATGTATTTTTTACATTATTTTTGGGGCTTTTGGCAATTTATATTTTTAATTTTAAAAATTTTTGGTTAAAATCGCCATTTGATTGGATTATAAAATTTATTCTAATTTCAATCATATTACTTTTATCTCAAAAATTTAATTTAGATTATAAAGCTTACGGAATTTTATTAATAATGAATTTTAATATTTTTAGAAATAATAAACTTTATATATTAATGAATTTTCTAATTTTGAATCTAATTAATCTTATTTTTCCAAATATTTTTAATTTAAGTGATATACAATTTTTTTCGTTAATTTCATTAATTTTTATTTTTATGTATAATGGTGGAAAGGGAAGAAGTATGAAATACTTTTTTTATTTATTTTATCCGTTACATTTTTTTATTTTGGAAATAATAAAAACTATTCAATAAATTTGGGGAGAAAAAATGACAAAAAAAGAAAGATTAAAAAAAATATTTCCAATATTAAAAGAAAAATTTGGTGAGCCAAAAGCAGCACTTGAATTTGAAACACCTTATCAGCTTATGGTAGCAGTAATTTTGTCAGCTCAATGTACTGATGCACGTGTAAATATTGTTACAAAAGAACTGTTTAAAGTGGTAAAAGAACCAGCAGATATAAGGAAAATGAATCAGGAAACTCTTGAAAAATACATAAAATCTACTGGTTTTTATAAAAATAAGGCTAAAAATATAAAATTAAATGCTGAAATGATGCTGGATAAATATAAAGATATAATTCCGAAAAAACTTGAAGAATTAATAGAACTCCCTGGTGTTGGAAGAAAAACAGCAAACGTTGTTTTAGGGGAACTTTGGAACATTCGGGAAGGAATTGTTGTAGACACTCACGTCAAAAGATTATCCAATCGGATAGGCTTTGTAAAAAACGACAATCCAGAAATTATTGAACGTGAACTTATGAAATTTATTCCTAAAAAATACTGGTTTGTATATTCACATTATTTAATTTTACATGGACGGGATAAATGTATCGCAAGAAAGCCCAAATGCGAAATATGTGAAATTAGAGATTATTGTAAATATAATGAAGAAAATTTAAAAAAAAGCAAAATTAACAACTAAATATAACAATAATATATATCATATACAATAAAAAATAATATAGAAAGGAAAAAAATGTTTAAAAAAGGAAGAAGAATTTTAATTTTAGGGGTATTATTTACAGTTTTACTGTATGCAGAAGGTGAACAAGAAAATAGTGGTGGATCTACTCCAAAAGAAAGTGAAGTAACTATTAAGGAAGAAAGAAGAAAAACACCCGCTGTAAAAGAAAATGAAAGTCGTAATGAAGTAGAACAAGTATCAGGACGGTCAAGTTCAAAATATTCTGATCACAATAGCAAAAGAAATAAACATCAAAAACATGAAGGAAATACTGTATCAAAAGGTGAACTAACATCTACTAATAGTAAAGAAAAAAATATTTCAACAAAAAATAACAATAATAAACCTATACAAAAGAAAAAATTTGTAAAGGCGATTGAACGTGAAAAAGAGGGAGAATCTGAATATCAAGGGGAAGTGATAAAATTTATTGCAACTACCGATGGGAAAATTTTAAAAGATAAAATGTCAAGACAGCAACATCCGATTGCATCTCTTACAAAAGTTATGAATATTCTAGTAGCGCTTGATCAAATAGACAGAGGAAATGCAAAAATTGACGATAAGGTATGTTTTACTCCTGATACTGTAAATATGGGAGGAAGCTGGTTAAATGCCAAAGCTGGAGATTGTTACACATTAAAAGATTTGCTTCGTGCAGAAATTATATATTCGGCAAATAATGCGGCATATATGGTAGCTAAACATATTGGAAAAGGAAATCTTGATAATTTTGTAAAACTTATGAATCAAAAAGCAAAAGAACTAGGAATGAACGATACGCACTATTACACTCCTGCAGGACTTCCAACTTCAATGACAAACAAAGGTATGGACACTTCTACAGCCTATGATATGTATCTGCTTGGAAGAAGAGCTATAAGAGATGAAAGACTTAAGGCATGGATGAAGGAATCTGAATTGGTTTTACAAAATTCTGAAGGTGAAGACGTTATTTATAATAACAGGAATCATTTATTAAATAAATTTGGAATTTATGGATTAAAAACAGGATTCCATGTACAAGCTGGATATAATATGATTGTTTCAAGTAAAATAGGAAATCTTGAAATTATCTCAGTTACACTTGGAAATAAAAGTGATGACGCAAGAACCAAAGATCAAACGCAAGAGTTTACTCAGCTTGAAAAACGTATGATTCCAGTCTACAAGGCAGGACAGGAAATTGGAAATAAATTTAGAATAAAAGGCACAAAAGAGAAAAAAATAGCAGGTGTATTATCAACTAACGTGTATCAGATTGATAATACAAACTATAAATTTGAAGTGAAAGATCTAAAAATTACAACTGAAAATGGTATTTCAAAAGGAGATGTAATTGGTAAGCTGGAAGTTTTGTCAAATGATAATGAACTTGTAAATACAGTTGACATTATAGCATCAAATGATTATAAACAATTATCAGTATTTGGACGTATTTTAAGATTCGTAACATTTGGATTAGCATAAAAAATAATAAAAAACCTCTAAATAATATATGAAAAATAAATATATATATCTAGAGGTTTTTTTCAATAAGATTTTAAAACATTAGCAACAGATTTAATATTCAACAGTTTCTGAAACTCTTTAATAAAATTAAATAACTTTAGAGTTAAGTATTATAAATTACATAAACTTTATTTCAATACGTCTATTTACTGATCTTCCTTCCTCAGTATCATTTGAAGCAATTGGGTTAGCATCTCCATTTCCTTTGGTTTCTATTATTTTTTCAGGAGCAAGACCTAATTCTATTAATTTTTCTTCTACACTTTCGGCTCTTCTTAACGATAATTCTCTGTTGTACTCTTTAGTACCTTTAGAATCAGTATATCCAGTAATCGAAATTTTATGATTTTTACTCTCAATATAATTTTTTAATTTTTCTAGTACAGGAGTATATTCTTCTTTTATCGTAGCACTATTAAAATCAAATTTTAACGCATTTGCATCTAATACGATAATGTCATTCTCTTTAATCTTATCTTCTTTAGTATTTAAATCATCTATATTTACTCCTTCTATTTCAACAGCAGTTGTTTTCATTGCATTATTACGTAAATTTGATGTTGTAATTTTTTTAGCTGTTGATGGTGCGGACACTAATAATACAGATAACATTGCAGTTATTTTTGATTTTTTTTCCATATTTTCCCTCTCTTTCTTTTCTATTATTTATTTATTTTTTTATTTAATTATTACTTTCTAATAATAATTGTAACATATTTTTTTTAATTTTCATAGTAATTTTTTCAGAATTATAATTATTTTAATTATTAAATATTTATATGTTTAAGTTCTTTTAATATCAAATTATTTAAACAAATCTATCATCTGAATAAAAAATAATTAAGATATTCAAGTTTAACTTTAAAGTAAGTTTTATATATGAAAGTTTTTTTATATATTTCAAAAATAAAAAACATTAGATTATATCAATTTTCTTGATTTTCCAATGTTTTTTATATTTTATAGCCCCGCCCCAAATTCAAATCCTTTTCCAGAATATTTAAATTGTGCGTTCTTTTCTGGGAATGGTGTCACTCCAAATTTTAATGAAACTACTGGATAATAACCTAGTTTTTTGTTATTTGGCTTATCCCATTTCATTCCTGCTCCGATTTCCCATTCTATATTTTCAAATCTATGACTTAAAGTTGCCATTCCTAATGTCAACTTATTAACTTTTTTTGCATACCATGAACTTTCGTAAATTTCTGGATCTGATGCTTTTGAAGCTCCATTTTGAACATATTGGAATGTTCCTCCAATCCACCACGGTTTATCAGGATCCCTTGAAAACATATATTTTCCTTCAAATTCGTGTTTTCTAAAATCAAATGTGCTGTTACGAGTTGAAGCTTTTCTGTAAATTCTATCTGGACGTTCCATTATAAAAGCATATCTTAAAAACATTTTTTCCAAATATCCACCTTCAACTTTGAAACTTAAATCATTAATTCTTTTAACACCTTTCATTCCAGTCGGATTTGTCGCGTCTGAACCATCAATTTGCATATCCATTCCTATTTGAAAATATTTTTTCTGACTTCTCAAATTTTGTAATTTTGTATTAAAATCATTTAAACTAAATTTATTTTGACGGTAGTTTTCTTCTTCCACAAAACTTTTATATGCTTCTTCTTCTTCATTGCTTAAAAATAGCCTGTCATCACTATTAACAACAATTTTATCAATAGCAGATTTATTTGAATTATTAATAGAAAATTCCTGTGTATTAGAATTTTTTACCATATTAATATTGTTTATTTGATTCTCAATTTCAGAAATCTCAGTTTTCTTTGTTGTTTCTTTTTTTTCTAAATCAGCTGCAAATCTAGGTTTGGCATTATTTTCATATTTATATAAAAATCCAATCGTTGTATAGTCCTTTCCACGAATATATCTGTCATCTGCCGCGTTCATCGGCGTATTATTAATATCCCTGTATTCTTTTTTACCAAATCCAAAATTTATTTTGAAATAATGATCTGATTCAAATTTTTTATTTTTCATTTTTGAAGTATCGTAAACAAATCCAAATCTGTTGTAGTCTGTTTTTAATTTTAAGGCTGGATAACCAAAAGTAGCATTATTCCCAAAAATATCATTTGTTTTATTTCTAGATTTTGTATATTCAACTCCCCATTCATTAAAATTAACTCCAAGACTTCTTTCTTTTAAAGATTCCTTATATATTCTTTGATTCCATCCAAGACTTGTATTATACGGGAATAATTGTTTATTTTTATCTGTAAATTTATATAAAAAATTATCTCCCGCATTTGACAAATATCCGTATTGAATTTCCCTATTAAAGTTTCTTTCTGATCTGAAGTTTTCAAATTCATATTCTTCATTATTTTCAAAATCAAAACTAACAAATCTTTTATTTGCGATATCAGCTTTCAAATAATTTCTAACATATCTATTTTTTAACCAGTCATATTTAAAATGCCTGTCATCTCTCATTGTTAAATTATAATTAAAAGTAACATTTCCAATATGATAATTAAAATTATTTTTAAATCCTAATGCATTTGTTGGAACTTCTACGATATCATAGCCATTATATGTTGCACTTCCTGCATTTGTCCTTTGAAGAGTTAATATTGCATCATTTGTGACTTTTACATCATATTTATTATTTCTTTTGGCTGTATTGTCAAAAAATGTTGTATACAATCTTGTATCAAGGGTAAAAATTGTCATTGATGGACTTTGTTTTATTGTGTCTCCGCTGGCATCTCTTGCAACCTTATAACCTGACTTAGAATCTAGATCTTCAACTTTTCGTCCATTTACAAAATCTGGTACTGCCAAATTGCTATAATCACGATTTTCAAATGCCATATTGTATCCAATAAAAGAATCCTTGAATGGAATATCAATTCTGTCATTTCCTACGTTAAATTTTTGCGATCTGTATTTTTCGTAAATAATCTTTTTGGGACGACGAATTTTTTCATTATCTTCGTATATTTCATAAATTCTGCTTTCATCAGTCGTTAATGGGTTTAAGAATAATGCGTTATAATTTTCATTATCACGTGTATAATCATATTCGTATTCTTTCTTTCTTATATCAATCTGTTTCACTTGTGCACCAAAATATAAAGTATTTGTCAAATTTTGATACTGTGTTCTAGGTTTGTAACCAAAAAAGTCGCTTTCCTTGAATGGATAATAATTTCCGAAAGTCAATCCCCATTCATTTCTTCTGTCATAAGCAACATTTTGTACCCAGTGAATAGTTTTATCATCACCACGATCACGCATTCCTTTAAGTTCACCATATTCATCCTTATCTGAATCCAAATAATTAAATTTTATTTTGGGTCCTCTAAGATTAATTTCATAACTTCTTTTTTTTCTGTATGAATTTAAATCTCCAACATATCCTGGATTAATATCACGAAAATCTTCATTATCGATTGTTATTCCCATATCCTTGTTTCCATTTGTATATTTTATACTTTTGTATAAATCGACATCGGTTCTACGTGGATCTAGATCTTCGTCTTTCATAATTTTATCATTTATTTCGGTTAGAGCTTTAAGTGCATGCTTATCTTGAGTCCAGTAATATTTAGCATTTAGTTCTCCATTTTGTCCGAGTTCCTGATTTATGTTAAAATCCCAGAAACCAATATGTTTATATTTATCTACAAATGCAGTATAATCATCTTTTAATTCTGTTCCATTTACTGCATACATCAAATTTGTTGTAATATTTTGATAATTTAAATTCCAGATTCCATATCCTGCATCATAAAATTTCATATTTTCTTTTTCTTTTTTGGGAGTATTTTTCACTTTATGATTCCATTTGAAATCCCATTCCTTTTTATGATTTCCTATAGGAACTACAACCCTATTTATAAATATATTTCCAGAATTATTTCCCCAAAAAGAATAATCATTTGAAAATTTTAATGCTAATTTCTTTTTAGTACTTAGCTCAAAATCTACAAATCCTTGAGCGAGCGGACCTAAATCATAGTCAAATCCCATAATTCCAAAAAAACCTCTATCACTATCCATACCAATATATGGAAATAATGTTGCCCTTTGTGTATAAGGCTTTAATGAAGTTACATAATATGGCAATTTTAACCACGTCTTTCCACCTGCAACAATTCCAATATTTCTAGCTATAGCTTTTCTGTTTGGATAAATTTCGAGTTCTTCTGCATTTATTTTATAACTTGGGTTTTCATAAGGACTCGTTGTAAACCATCCATTTTTTATAAAAATCCGTTTATTTCCTTCAGCCAAAGTTTCTTCTCCGCCATAACGTAATTTTAAATTAGTGTCATAACTTTCAGAATTAAATATTTTGGCTAATTTTGTATCCATATCAAAAATAAGGTTATCAGCTTTTATAATCTGAGAACCTTGAGTAAATTCAACATTTCCGGATCCTGAAATAATATTTCTATTAGCAATCTTTTTTAGTTTATCTGCATTTATTGTATAGTCTCCGTATCTTACAGTAACGTTACCTTCAGTCTCTATTTCTTCTGTTTCCAGATTTATTGTAGATTTTTCTGTTTCCAAATCTATAATTTCTCCAGCTGCCTTTAATTCGCTGAAAAGTATAATATAAAACAGTAAAATAAACAATCCTTTATATTTTATTCTTTTCATATTTTCAACCTTTTATTATTAAATGTAGTAGTCATTTTAAAATCAAACTTAAAATTATAACCATTCTACCTAAACCCCAAGGTTATTTATTTAGTAGATCGATTTTCAGGGGTGTGAGTGTAGTTCGATTTTGATAGGATTAGAGCATAATTTGCTAAATTATACCATATTTTTATTGTTATAACAATTTATTTTATATTTGAAACTTTTTAAGTAATTTTATTCTTACAAATTATATTTTTTCCAAAATAATGCCATTTTTTCTATATTTGCAATTACTAATAATATATCACTTTCACTTATTGCAGTATTTGGAAGAGGCATAATATTTAATTCTTCTTTGCTTTTTATTCCAATAATATTCATTTCGTACTTATTTCTCAAATTTAATTCTATAAGATTTTTCCCAACAAAATCCTTTGGTGCTTTTATTTCAAACATTCTATATTTTTCTGAAAACTTAAAATGTTCTGTTATATTTGGTCTTATTACTCCAAGTGCTGTTTCTTTGGCCATTGTTTCTTCTGGGTAAACAACCGATGTCGCTCCAATTTTTTTTAAAATTTTACCTTGTAATTCATTCTTTGCTTTGCAAATTATTGTTTTTATTCCTATTTCCTTTAAAATTACAGTAATAAATACGCTAGACTGAGTATTTTTGCCAATGCATACAAAAGCCGTATTAAAATCATCATTAACAACCTTTTTGATTGAATTTTCGTCTGTTACATCCAATGTAATTGCATCACTTGCAATTTCATCATCAATTACTTTTTGCACACGTTCTTCCTGTTGATCTATCGCGAGTACCATTTTACCATTTTCATATAATGTCTGTGCTATACTTCTACCAAATGTTCCGAGTCCAATTACTAAGTATCCTGCCATTTTTCACCTCTTTTTTATCCTATCAAAATATCTTCTTTTGGATAAACATATCTTCCTTTTGAATTTTTAACTTTAGACAATGCCAATGCTATTGTTAATGGTCCTACTCTTCCAACAAACATTGTAATCATAATTAATAATTTAGAAATATCCGATAATTGTGGTGTTAAATCTCGCGATAATCCCACCGTTCCAAAAGCAGATACTAATTCAAATCCTAATTCTATAACTCTTATATCTTCTAGCCAAATTAATAAAAATAATATTACAACAACATACATAATTGATATAAAAACAATAACCATAGCTTTATTATATATTTTCCAGCTAATTCTTCTCTTATTGTATTCCAAATGTTCCTTATTTTTTATAGTTGTAACTATCCCAAAAAGTATCAATCCAACTGTAGTAGTTTTTATCCCACCACCTGTTGAGCCAGGTGAGGCTCCAATAAACATTAATACTACAAACAAAAAAACTGTAGGTTCCCGCAGTTCAGCTATGGAAATTGTATTAAATCCAGCTGTTCTTGTTGTTACACTTTGAAAAAAAGCAGCTCCTATTTTTTCAAAAAATGGCAATGTTCCTAATGTTTTATTATTTGAATACTCTAAAATAAATGTTAAAATTGTCCCAAATATTATTAGAAAAATTGACATTTTTATAGCTATTCTTGTTGTTGTTGTAAGCCTTCTATCTTTTTTTAGAAAATATTGATAAATATTAAGAATTGCTGCAAAACCTATTCCGCCAAAAAAAATTAACAATGGAATTATAGTATTTATGATTACACTGTTTTTAAAATCACTTAAATTATTTGTAAATAATGCAAATCCAGCATTACAGAATGCAGAAATAGAATGAAATATTGAATAATAAATCGCTTTCTTATAATCAAATATTTGTATAAA contains:
- a CDS encoding TraX family protein, yielding MNLFILKIIGIIIMFLDHWHYIVGGDKILNVIGRVSFPIFAFTLSEGYIHTRDLKKYLFRLFIFAISIQMPSILFNYNYPMNVFFTLFLGLLAIYIFNFKNFWLKSPFDWIIKFILISIILLLSQKFNLDYKAYGILLIMNFNIFRNNKLYILMNFLILNLINLIFPNIFNLSDIQFFSLISLIFIFMYNGGKGRSMKYFFYLFYPLHFFILEIIKTIQ
- the nth gene encoding endonuclease III; the encoded protein is MTKKERLKKIFPILKEKFGEPKAALEFETPYQLMVAVILSAQCTDARVNIVTKELFKVVKEPADIRKMNQETLEKYIKSTGFYKNKAKNIKLNAEMMLDKYKDIIPKKLEELIELPGVGRKTANVVLGELWNIREGIVVDTHVKRLSNRIGFVKNDNPEIIERELMKFIPKKYWFVYSHYLILHGRDKCIARKPKCEICEIRDYCKYNEENLKKSKINN
- a CDS encoding D-alanyl-D-alanine carboxypeptidase family protein codes for the protein MFKKGRRILILGVLFTVLLYAEGEQENSGGSTPKESEVTIKEERRKTPAVKENESRNEVEQVSGRSSSKYSDHNSKRNKHQKHEGNTVSKGELTSTNSKEKNISTKNNNNKPIQKKKFVKAIEREKEGESEYQGEVIKFIATTDGKILKDKMSRQQHPIASLTKVMNILVALDQIDRGNAKIDDKVCFTPDTVNMGGSWLNAKAGDCYTLKDLLRAEIIYSANNAAYMVAKHIGKGNLDNFVKLMNQKAKELGMNDTHYYTPAGLPTSMTNKGMDTSTAYDMYLLGRRAIRDERLKAWMKESELVLQNSEGEDVIYNNRNHLLNKFGIYGLKTGFHVQAGYNMIVSSKIGNLEIISVTLGNKSDDARTKDQTQEFTQLEKRMIPVYKAGQEIGNKFRIKGTKEKKIAGVLSTNVYQIDNTNYKFEVKDLKITTENGISKGDVIGKLEVLSNDNELVNTVDIIASNDYKQLSVFGRILRFVTFGLA
- a CDS encoding OmpA family protein → MEKKSKITAMLSVLLVSAPSTAKKITTSNLRNNAMKTTAVEIEGVNIDDLNTKEDKIKENDIIVLDANALKFDFNSATIKEEYTPVLEKLKNYIESKNHKISITGYTDSKGTKEYNRELSLRRAESVEEKLIELGLAPEKIIETKGNGDANPIASNDTEEGRSVNRRIEIKFM
- a CDS encoding LPS-assembly protein LptD is translated as MKRIKYKGLFILLFYIILFSELKAAGEIIDLETEKSTINLETEEIETEGNVTVRYGDYTINADKLKKIANRNIISGSGNVEFTQGSQIIKADNLIFDMDTKLAKIFNSESYDTNLKLRYGGEETLAEGNKRIFIKNGWFTTSPYENPSYKINAEELEIYPNRKAIARNIGIVAGGKTWLKLPYYVTSLKPYTQRATLFPYIGMDSDRGFFGIMGFDYDLGPLAQGFVDFELSTKKKLALKFSNDYSFWGNNSGNIFINRVVVPIGNHKKEWDFKWNHKVKNTPKKEKENMKFYDAGYGIWNLNYQNITTNLMYAVNGTELKDDYTAFVDKYKHIGFWDFNINQELGQNGELNAKYYWTQDKHALKALTEINDKIMKDEDLDPRRTDVDLYKSIKYTNGNKDMGITIDNEDFRDINPGYVGDLNSYRKKRSYEINLRGPKIKFNYLDSDKDEYGELKGMRDRGDDKTIHWVQNVAYDRRNEWGLTFGNYYPFKESDFFGYKPRTQYQNLTNTLYFGAQVKQIDIRKKEYEYDYTRDNENYNALFLNPLTTDESRIYEIYEDNEKIRRPKKIIYEKYRSQKFNVGNDRIDIPFKDSFIGYNMAFENRDYSNLAVPDFVNGRKVEDLDSKSGYKVARDASGDTIKQSPSMTIFTLDTRLYTTFFDNTAKRNNKYDVKVTNDAILTLQRTNAGSATYNGYDIVEVPTNALGFKNNFNYHIGNVTFNYNLTMRDDRHFKYDWLKNRYVRNYLKADIANKRFVSFDFENNEEYEFENFRSERNFNREIQYGYLSNAGDNFLYKFTDKNKQLFPYNTSLGWNQRIYKESLKERSLGVNFNEWGVEYTKSRNKTNDIFGNNATFGYPALKLKTDYNRFGFVYDTSKMKNKKFESDHYFKINFGFGKKEYRDINNTPMNAADDRYIRGKDYTTIGFLYKYENNAKPRFAADLEKKETTKKTEISEIENQINNINMVKNSNTQEFSINNSNKSAIDKIVVNSDDRLFLSNEEEEAYKSFVEEENYRQNKFSLNDFNTKLQNLRSQKKYFQIGMDMQIDGSDATNPTGMKGVKRINDLSFKVEGGYLEKMFLRYAFIMERPDRIYRKASTRNSTFDFRKHEFEGKYMFSRDPDKPWWIGGTFQYVQNGASKASDPEIYESSWYAKKVNKLTLGMATLSHRFENIEWEIGAGMKWDKPNNKKLGYYPVVSLKFGVTPFPEKNAQFKYSGKGFEFGAGL
- a CDS encoding potassium channel family protein, with the protein product MAGYLVIGLGTFGRSIAQTLYENGKMVLAIDQQEERVQKVIDDEIASDAITLDVTDENSIKKVVNDDFNTAFVCIGKNTQSSVFITVILKEIGIKTIICKAKNELQGKILKKIGATSVVYPEETMAKETALGVIRPNITEHFKFSEKYRMFEIKAPKDFVGKNLIELNLRNKYEMNIIGIKSKEELNIMPLPNTAISESDILLVIANIEKMALFWKKYNL
- a CDS encoding TrkH family potassium uptake protein: MLKKQKEISPYIIILASFIIIILIGGFLLSLPIATENGQKTNLLEGMFTATSAVCVTGLTVNDVSKVYNLFGKTVIMILIQLGGIGIITFSAIVVMMISKKMGYFTKKLIQEDINANTTFEIQKFVKKVLITVFTIEIIGAAILFLKFIQIFDYKKAIYYSIFHSISAFCNAGFALFTNNLSDFKNSVIINTIIPLLIFFGGIGFAAILNIYQYFLKKDRRLTTTTRIAIKMSIFLIIFGTILTFILEYSNNKTLGTLPFFEKIGAAFFQSVTTRTAGFNTISIAELREPTVFLFVVLMFIGASPGSTGGGIKTTTVGLILFGIVTTIKNKEHLEYNKRRISWKIYNKAMVIVFISIMYVVVILFLLIWLEDIRVIELGFELVSAFGTVGLSRDLTPQLSDISKLLIMITMFVGRVGPLTIALALSKVKNSKGRYVYPKEDILIG